Genomic DNA from Actinopolymorpha sp. NPDC004070:
TGTCGGCCACCCAGAAGTGGTCGCGCTGCAGCCGCCAGGTCTCGCGGAACATCTGCCGCCACTCCGCGCCGGGCCGCACCGACACCTTGACCCGGCCGAGGTCGACCCAGCCGGTTGCGCGCCTCGGGTCGTCGCCCTCGTCCTGCGGCTTCTCCCCCGCGCGCAGCACTCGCAGGCGCTCGCCCGTGTAGTAGAGGAGGGTGTGCGCGCCGCGGTCGAGGGTGAAGTCGGACAGCCCGTCGACCAGCCGGTCGGACTTCTGCGTCTCGAAGTCGTAGACGTCCAGGGCCCCGCCGCTCTCACGGTGACCGGGCCCTTCGGGCGGGCTCTGCAGCGGCCAACTGGAGTACAGCACCTTGCCGCGGATCCCGGCGACCCGCTCGTAGCGGCCCTCCGGCACGGGGAACGCGACGATCCGGTCCGGCAGCCCGTCCACGTCGATCTCGACCGGAGGCACGTGGTCGTTGGTGACCTCCTCCTCCGCCTTGCGTTCCTCCTCCGCCTTCTTCTGGGTGGCGGCCGCCTCGCTGACCACCGGCCGGGGCTGCGGAACGAACGGCGAGCCGACCGAGGCGCGCAGCGCGAGGGCGTACGGGCGGGTGCCGAGCGGGAAGCCCGCCTCGAACTGCAGCGCGTCGAACACCGGCACGAAGTCGCGCTGGCCGAGGAAGTAGAGGTACTTCCCGTCGGGATCGAAGCTCGGCGAGTGGTCGGCGAGCACCGGACGCGACGCCGGCCAGGTCTCCCCGCTGTCGACCCGGCACAGGGTGATCGCGCGGACCTTGGCGCTGCTCGGCCGGGAGTAGGCGAGCCACCGGCCGTCGGGCGCCCAGGTGATCCCGGTGATCGAGCCGTGCGGCGTCTGGTCCATCGGGCGTACGGCCGCGGGCTCGGCGGCGAGGTCGACCAGCAGCAGTTCGTTGCGGTGGTTGGTCACCGCCACCTGGTCCGCGTGCGGCGACACGGCCAGCTCCACGACGCGGCCGAGGTCGAGGTCGTCCAGCCACCGCGGCGGCGCGCTGCCGTCGGCGGTGAGGACGACCAGGCGCTCCTCCGGCCGGTCGTCGCTGGCCAGGGCGACCAGCCGGGCGTGGTCGTTCAGCCAGGTGAGCAGGCGGTAGCGCACGCCGTCCGGCTCGCCGTGCTGGCGGACCGCGCCCTCCCAGTGGGCGAAGGAGAACGCCTTGCCCCGCGTGGTGATGGCCAGGTCGCTGCCGTCGGGTCCCAGGGTGGCCGAGTCGAGGTGGTGACCGGCGGGGACGAACTGCCGGTTGCGTTGCGTACGGGAACTCCCGAACTCGACCGGGACCTGCCGCGGCTCGTCCTCGGCCGGGTCGAGGAGATACAGGTCGCCCGCGTGGTGGTAGACCAGCCGGGCGCCGTCGGAGGAGAGGTTGCGAGCGTAGTAGTCGCCGTGGTCGGAGTGCCGGCGCAGGTCGTCGCCTTCCGGCGTACAAGAGTAGACGTTGCCGATGCCCTCGTGGTCGGACAGGAAGTAGACGCGGTCACCCACCCAGCACGGGCTGGCGAGGTTGCCGGGCAGTGCGACCAATGGGCGGAACTCCCCACTGTTGTCCGGGTCGGTCCACAGCCGTCCGGCCGTGCCTCCTCGGTAGCGCTTCCACCTGGCCGGGTCGGCGGTGTTGCGGCCGAGCACCACCCCACCCGCCGGGCCGAGCGCGATCGACTGGGCTTGGCCGTAGGGAAGCTCCGCGGACGGCCCGCCGTCGGCACGCACGGTGCGCAGGCGGTACTCGTCGACGGGCCTGCCGGTCGTGCTGGCGTAGGCGATGGTGTCGGCATCCAGCCAGCCCGCGATGGTCGTCCGCGCGGCCTCGAAGGTGAGCCGCCGGGACTCCCCTCCGGCGGCGGGCATGACGTAGACCTCGCCGGGGCCTTCCTCCTGACCGACGAACGCGATCCGGGAGCCGTCAGGCGACAGGCGGGGCCGGCCGGCCTCGGCGACCCCCGCGGTCAGCCGGAAGGCCCGGCCGCCGGTCGCCGGCACGCTCCACAGGTCGTCGTCGGCGCAGAAGACCACCGTGTCGCCGCTGATCGTCGGAAACCGGAGGTAGCCGGTGTTGCCGGTGTTGCCGGTGTTGTCGCCGTTGCCGGTGTTGCCGCCGTTGCGGGTCTCGCCCATCGCTGGATTCCCCCTGTCGAACGACCGTCGTCCTAGGGTCTGCCCCAGGCCCGCGCCATCGCCGTGGCGCGGAATTTCCGAGCCTATGCCGTCGTGCCGACAGTTGTGATCGGCCTGTCCGCGAGGTGGCCGGGCGGGATGCGCGAGGTGGGCCGAGCGGAATACAGAGGGAACGCGTACGGAATGCAGGAGGTGGGAGGTGAACCGGGTGAAGGCGGCACCTGAACCGGCCACGATCCGCGCCCGATCGGCGGGATGGGGCCGGGACCTGCCCTGAAACGGCGTACCGGTGAGACGCTCCCCTCCAGCGTCTCACCGGTACGTCCCCCGTTACTGCTTGTCCGGGGCGACACCGGCCGGAGTCCGTACGGAAATCCGGCCGCGCGCCGCCCCGTCCCCCCAAGAGTGGCGCGGTCGGGTCCCCGATCCCGGCCGCGCCCTTCCCCCCGACGTTGGCTCGGCCAGGCCCCCCAGCCCGGTCGCGCCGCCCCCCAGTTGCTGTGGATGAGCATGCGGACTCGGCGTCAACGGAGCGTGAACAAGGTACGGAGCGTCAGGGGGCTTCCGTCAACTACATGACTTGACGTCACCGTCACGGTCGGACGCGAGGCTGCTCCGTGGTTCCGGCCGTTCGGCCGGTCGACGTCAGGAGGAGCACGACCATATGTTGGGAGTTTCGCCCGCCCACATCCTCGGCCGGTCGGCCGAACCGGTCTACGGCGAGGAGGCAGCCCGGCTGGTCACGGGCCGCCGAGTCCTCGTCACCGGCGCCGGAGGCTCGATCGGCAGCGAGCTGGTCCGGCAGTTGTCGCGACTGGGAGTAGGCGAGCTCTTCTTCGTCGACAACGACGAGTACGCGTTGTACTCGCTGCAGCGGGAGTTGTCGGGCAACGCGCTGCTGAACGACTCGCACTTCGTGCTGGCCGACGTCGCCGACGAGGCGAAGCTGAACCGCGTACTCGCCCGGGCGCGGCCGAGCATCGTCTACCACGCGGCGGCTCGTAAGCATCTGCCGCTCCTGGAGAACTCCCCCGAGGCGGCCGTACGGACGAACGTCCTCGGCACCGCGGTCGTCCTGCAGGCGTGCATCGCGCACGGGGTGGAGCGGTTCATCAACATCTCCACCGACAAGGCGGCCCGGCCCACGTCGGTGCTCGGGATGTCCAAGCGGCTGGCGGAGATGGTCGTGGCCGGCAGTGCCGGCAGTGCCGCCGGCGCCACGACGGTCGCCTCGGTGCGCTTCGGGAACGTGCTCGGCAGCCGCGGTTCCTTCGTGGAGACCCTGCGCTGGCAACTCGACGCCGGTCGTCCGGTCACCCTCACCCACCCGGCCGCCTCGCGCTACTTCATGACCATCCCGGAGGCCGCCGGCCTGGTGATCGAGGCGTCCGTGCTGGCCCAGGCGGGTGAGACGTACGTGCTGGACATGGGTGAGCCGGTGCGCATCCTGGACCTCATCCGGCGGTTCGCCGCCCTCTCCGGTGCGCCCGAACCCGAGATCGTGGTCACCGGTCTACGTCCGGGCGAGAAGTTGCACGAGGAGTTGTTCGACCCATCCGAGGCGCAGCGGCCCACGGCGCACCCCCGCATCCGGGAGGTCGACGTGGCCGAGACCGGTGCCGCGTCCTGGGCGGCGATCAGGTCGCTGTGCTCCCGGGCCGCCACCGCGCACCCGGACGAGGTACGCCGGGCGATGGCCGAACTACTGGCCGGCGCCGACCTCGCCGCCCTGGCGAGCTGAGGGCGCGGCAGCGATGACAGCAGATCTGGCCGCCCTGTCGGCCGCCGTCACACCCGCCAACACGACAGCCACCACGACCGCCCTGATCGTCCTCGCGGTGGTAGCCGTGCCCGTCCTCGCCGTGGCGGTGGACGCACTGGCGAGTCTGCGGGCACGCGGGCGGGTCTACGCGTTCGCCGGCACCCGGGCGAACTCTGACTTCGAGGTGCTGGTCCCGATCTGGGGCGACATCAGGTACCTTGAGAACGCCGACTACCTCGCGGCACACGGTAACCGAGTGGTGCTGTGCACGCCCTCCGGTGAGAGTGACGACTTCTACTCCGACCTGTACGCGCTGGCACGGCAGCATGGGTTCCGGGTGTTCGTCGCGTCGTTCACCGCCCCGCGGACCGGCGGTCGCCGGGCCACGTCCGGCACCGTGCGGGACCGGCTGATCCGGGACGCGCTGAACCTCGTCCGCGCGAAGTACGTCGTTCCGCTCGACGCCGACACCACGACGGTCCGGCCGCTCGACGTCCTGGTCGGCGAGCTCGAACGCCAGGGCGCCGACCTCGCGTCGGTACGGCTCGTTCCGCTCAACTCCGACACCCTGCTCGCCAGACTCCAGCACTACGAGTACCGGCTGGCGATGCAGTTCCGGTTCCTCGCGTCCTGGCTGGTCTCGGGCGCGTGTCATGTCGCTCGGACCGAGGTCCTCGCCGACGTGATGAGCCGCCACTCGCTGTTCTTCCAGGGCAACGACGTGGAGGTGGGCCTGATCGCCCGGGCGCTGGGCTACCGCGTGGCGCACATCCCGTTCGAGGTGCCGACGACGGTGCCCGCCACGCCTCGGGGGTGGTGGTGGCAGCGGCTGGCCTGGGCCGGCGGGGAGTTCCGGCTGTTCGTGGTGAACGCGCGATTCGTGACCCGGCATCCGTGGTTCTGGGTGTACGGCGGCGTGATCACCATCGCGCTGGCGCCGTTGCGCTGGCTGGCGGTGGACGGCGTGGTCACGAGCTTCACGCTGTATTCGTCGCTGCTGTGTGCGCTGGTGCTGTACGCCGGTCTTGTGGCGTACCTGCACTGGAAGCACCGCGGGCCGGTGCTGTTGCTCGTCCCGTTCTACATGCTGTTCGTCAGTCTGGTGATGCCGCTGCTCGGAGTGCTGTGGTACGTACGGATGGCCTGGCAGGACCGCAACCTGGGCATCATCCGGCCGCACCTGGTGCGGGTCGCACCGACATCACCCGAACCCGGCGCCGGTCCGGTGGCGCCGTAGGTCCGGGTCGCGGGTTCAGCCGACCGGGCGCTCGCCGGCGGCGTTGCTCCGTGGAGCCGACGACGTGGCCGAGTCCG
This window encodes:
- a CDS encoding S41 family peptidase gives rise to the protein MGETRNGGNTGNGDNTGNTGNTGYLRFPTISGDTVVFCADDDLWSVPATGGRAFRLTAGVAEAGRPRLSPDGSRIAFVGQEEGPGEVYVMPAAGGESRRLTFEAARTTIAGWLDADTIAYASTTGRPVDEYRLRTVRADGGPSAELPYGQAQSIALGPAGGVVLGRNTADPARWKRYRGGTAGRLWTDPDNSGEFRPLVALPGNLASPCWVGDRVYFLSDHEGIGNVYSCTPEGDDLRRHSDHGDYYARNLSSDGARLVYHHAGDLYLLDPAEDEPRQVPVEFGSSRTQRNRQFVPAGHHLDSATLGPDGSDLAITTRGKAFSFAHWEGAVRQHGEPDGVRYRLLTWLNDHARLVALASDDRPEERLVVLTADGSAPPRWLDDLDLGRVVELAVSPHADQVAVTNHRNELLLVDLAAEPAAVRPMDQTPHGSITGITWAPDGRWLAYSRPSSAKVRAITLCRVDSGETWPASRPVLADHSPSFDPDGKYLYFLGQRDFVPVFDALQFEAGFPLGTRPYALALRASVGSPFVPQPRPVVSEAAATQKKAEEERKAEEEVTNDHVPPVEIDVDGLPDRIVAFPVPEGRYERVAGIRGKVLYSSWPLQSPPEGPGHRESGGALDVYDFETQKSDRLVDGLSDFTLDRGAHTLLYYTGERLRVLRAGEKPQDEGDDPRRATGWVDLGRVKVSVRPGAEWRQMFRETWRLQRDHFWVADMSGIDWDRIYDRYLPLVDRVSTRSELSDLIWELQGELGTSHAYEMGGAYRPGPHYAQGFLGVDWELDPGTGRYRIGHLLGGDRWKDDLTSPLNRPGVNVAVGDTVLAVNGQPIGTSADGTHLPPGAPLVNQAGEEVQLTVVRGDDAPRTVTVRATGSERAARYRDWVEANRAYVAEHTDGRVGYLHIPDMGTRGFAEFHRGYLREYDRDALLVDVRFNGGGFVSGLLLEKLARRRLGYDFSRWLEPEPYPYESPRGPLVALTNEWAGSDGDIFCHAFKMLGLGPLVGKRTWGGVIGISPRHALADGTVTTQPEHSFAFDDVGWRVENYGTDPDIEVDITPQDYRAGRDPQLDRAIEAALAELAAKPPHTPRPAERPRLAAPTLAPRDRS
- a CDS encoding polysaccharide biosynthesis protein, with the protein product MLGVSPAHILGRSAEPVYGEEAARLVTGRRVLVTGAGGSIGSELVRQLSRLGVGELFFVDNDEYALYSLQRELSGNALLNDSHFVLADVADEAKLNRVLARARPSIVYHAAARKHLPLLENSPEAAVRTNVLGTAVVLQACIAHGVERFINISTDKAARPTSVLGMSKRLAEMVVAGSAGSAAGATTVASVRFGNVLGSRGSFVETLRWQLDAGRPVTLTHPAASRYFMTIPEAAGLVIEASVLAQAGETYVLDMGEPVRILDLIRRFAALSGAPEPEIVVTGLRPGEKLHEELFDPSEAQRPTAHPRIREVDVAETGAASWAAIRSLCSRAATAHPDEVRRAMAELLAGADLAALAS
- a CDS encoding glycosyltransferase family 2 protein; translation: MTADLAALSAAVTPANTTATTTALIVLAVVAVPVLAVAVDALASLRARGRVYAFAGTRANSDFEVLVPIWGDIRYLENADYLAAHGNRVVLCTPSGESDDFYSDLYALARQHGFRVFVASFTAPRTGGRRATSGTVRDRLIRDALNLVRAKYVVPLDADTTTVRPLDVLVGELERQGADLASVRLVPLNSDTLLARLQHYEYRLAMQFRFLASWLVSGACHVARTEVLADVMSRHSLFFQGNDVEVGLIARALGYRVAHIPFEVPTTVPATPRGWWWQRLAWAGGEFRLFVVNARFVTRHPWFWVYGGVITIALAPLRWLAVDGVVTSFTLYSSLLCALVLYAGLVAYLHWKHRGPVLLLVPFYMLFVSLVMPLLGVLWYVRMAWQDRNLGIIRPHLVRVAPTSPEPGAGPVAP